A genomic window from Streptomyces brevispora includes:
- a CDS encoding transcriptional regulator, translating to MEHVGRRRVRVLLQVGRLPVATAREVLKYVDDESLGRTIRLGAALWALPHGPEPDEEAPETALARDEVERLLGRLGWTTAQEIGSLSPVHRSVVASLATLIRLGYPCEGDYLVEQARLTHQVAVRDLDMMETYPSEAEQVEKAVASAVLYEPLLASLRRQAQEEESARRFGL from the coding sequence GTGGAACATGTCGGGCGCCGCCGCGTACGCGTACTGCTCCAGGTCGGCCGCCTCCCGGTCGCCACGGCCCGCGAGGTGCTGAAGTACGTCGACGACGAGTCGCTGGGCCGGACGATCCGACTGGGCGCCGCCCTCTGGGCGCTCCCGCACGGCCCGGAACCGGACGAGGAGGCACCGGAAACCGCGCTCGCCCGGGACGAAGTGGAGCGGCTCCTGGGCCGGTTGGGGTGGACCACCGCTCAGGAGATCGGTTCGCTCTCCCCCGTCCACCGGTCCGTGGTGGCGTCGCTGGCCACGCTCATCCGTCTCGGCTATCCCTGCGAGGGCGACTACCTGGTGGAGCAGGCGCGGCTCACGCATCAAGTGGCGGTCCGCGACCTGGACATGATGGAAACGTATCCGTCGGAGGCGGAGCAGGTGGAGAAGGCGGTCGCCTCCGCGGTCCTGTACGAACCGCTGCTGGCCTCCCTGCGCCGACAGGCCCAGGAGGAGGAGTCCGCGCGGCGGTTCGGGCTCTGA